The following are encoded together in the Gouania willdenowi chromosome 14, fGouWil2.1, whole genome shotgun sequence genome:
- the puraa gene encoding purine-rich element binding protein Aa — protein sequence MADRDSGSEQGGAATGPGYGSLHLASGGGGGGGGGGGGGSAGGGSASGLQHETQELASKRVDIQNKRFYLDVKQNAKGRFLKIAEVGAGGNKSRLTLSMSVAVEFRDYLGDFIEHYAQLGPSHPGTVQDEPRRALKSEFLVRENRKYYMDLKENQRGRFLRIRQTVNRGPSLGSTQGQTIALPAQGLIEFRDALAKLIDDYGVEDEPADLPEGSSLTVDNKRFFFDVGSNKYGVFMRVSEVKPTYRNSITVPYKVWSKFGNTFCKYAEEMKRIQEKQREKRACEQQEEMQGDDGDED from the coding sequence ATGGCGGACAGAGACAGTGGCAGTGAGCAGGGAGGAGCAGCCACGGGCCCCGGCTACGGCTCCCTGCACCTGGCGAgcggtggaggaggaggaggaggcggaggaggaggcggaggaAGCGCTGGAGGAGGCTCCGCTTCCGGCCTGCAGCACGAGACCCAGGAGCTCGCCTCCAAGCGCGTGGACATCCAAAACAAACGCTTCTATCTGGACGTGAAGCAGAACGCCAAAGGCCGCTTCCTAAAGATCGCAGAAGTCGGGGCCGGCGGCAACAAGAGCCGCCTCACCCTCTCCATGTCCGTGGCCGTGGAGTTCCGAGACTACTTGGGCGACTTCATCGAGCACTACGCCCAGCTGGGTCCCAGCCACCCGGGCACGGTGCAGGACGAGCCGCGGCGGGCGCTGAAGAGCGAGTTCCTGGTGCGGGAGAATCGGAAGTACTACATGGATCTGAAGGAGAACCAGAGGGGACGCTTCCTGAGGATCCGGCAGACCGTGAACCGGGGGCCGAGCTTGGGGTCCACGCAGGGCCAGACCATCGCTCTGCCCGCGCAGGGACTCATCGAGTTCCGCGACGCTTTGGCGAAACTTATTGACGATTACGGTGTGGAGGACGAGCCCGCGGACCTGCCCGAGGGCTCCTCGTTGACTGTGGACAACAAGCGCTTCTTCTTCGACGTGGGGTCCAATAAGTACGGTGTGTTCATGCGGGTGAGCGAGGTGAAGCCCACCTACCGCAATTCAATCACGGTGCCCTACAAAGTGTGGTCGAAATTTGGGAATACTTTCTGTAAATACGCGGAGGAGATGAAGAGGATCCAGGAGAAGCAGCGGGAGAAACGAGCCTGTGAGCAACAGGAGGAGATGCAGGGAGATGATGGAGATGaggattga